A genomic window from Blastococcus saxobsidens DD2 includes:
- a CDS encoding TetR/AcrR family transcriptional regulator — protein sequence MVARQVRGPAVRERLLDAAETLFHRDGIGRTGVDAVLAQAGVSTATLYAHFGGKDPLVAAYLQRRLDRWRRVWDDAVAAATTPEDRLLAVFDALARFRADQPAARGCAFLATAVEIPGPDHPALDVVAADTAHLRDRLRSLAADLPVADPDSLAEHILLAYDGTLAAFLRGTSDDAVTRGRALAVTAVTHAEGNRG from the coding sequence GTGGTGGCGCGACAGGTCCGGGGCCCGGCGGTGCGGGAGCGGCTGCTGGATGCCGCGGAGACGCTGTTCCACCGCGACGGAATTGGACGCACCGGGGTGGACGCGGTCCTCGCGCAGGCCGGTGTCTCCACGGCCACGCTCTACGCCCACTTCGGCGGCAAGGACCCCCTCGTCGCCGCCTACCTCCAGCGCCGCCTCGACCGATGGCGCCGCGTCTGGGACGACGCCGTCGCGGCCGCGACCACACCCGAGGACCGGCTGCTCGCCGTCTTCGACGCGCTGGCTCGCTTCCGCGCCGACCAGCCCGCCGCGCGTGGCTGCGCGTTCCTCGCCACGGCCGTCGAGATTCCCGGCCCCGACCACCCCGCCCTGGACGTCGTCGCGGCGGACACCGCACACCTGCGCGACCGGTTGCGCTCACTCGCTGCCGACTTGCCGGTCGCGGATCCCGATTCCCTCGCCGAGCACATCCTGCTGGCTTACGACGGCACCCTGGCCGCCTTCCTCCGCGGCACCTCCGATGACGCAGTCACCCGCGGACGCGCCCTCGCTGTCACCGCCGTCACACACGCCGAGGGTAACCGGGGGTAG
- a CDS encoding MFS transporter, with protein MADRRGITLVAGGTALIACTYGLARYGYGLFLPTFRADFALSSTLSGLLATGAFGSYCAAALLSRRLVGSGRSRAAAALAGALAAGGCVAVAAAPSAAVLGIAVLVAGSGAGLASPALVALVDRAVPAADRSRAQTVVNAGTGLGVLLAGPLALALTGHWRVAWLCFAVLTVLATMATVRAAAPPGNGARAMPDDVVPSAPWHRLRPAIVAALLAGTGSAAVWTFGRDLVVTAGRLDPLASTAFWIVLGAAGATGAVAGDAVRRWDVPRTWTAFAVTLALATGGLALAPDVPVVAFACAAAFGGSYVALSGVLIAWGTQLHPDSPGSANAILFLTLAAGQAFGALLLGSLTDASSSLTAFIAAAVLATASCLPLTRSRPTPPGKPEYALADHGTPTQ; from the coding sequence ATGGCTGACCGCCGGGGGATCACCCTCGTCGCCGGGGGCACGGCGCTGATCGCCTGCACCTACGGGCTGGCCCGATACGGCTACGGCTTGTTCCTGCCGACCTTCCGCGCCGACTTCGCCCTCTCGTCCACCCTGTCCGGGCTGCTGGCCACCGGGGCGTTCGGCTCCTACTGCGCCGCCGCCCTGCTGTCCCGCCGCCTCGTGGGCTCTGGCCGGTCGCGCGCGGCCGCCGCGCTCGCGGGGGCGCTCGCCGCGGGAGGGTGCGTAGCGGTCGCGGCCGCGCCGAGCGCCGCTGTGCTGGGGATCGCCGTCCTCGTCGCCGGAAGTGGCGCTGGCCTGGCCTCTCCTGCCCTCGTCGCCCTCGTGGACCGCGCCGTCCCGGCTGCCGACCGGTCGCGGGCGCAGACCGTCGTCAACGCCGGCACCGGCCTGGGTGTCCTGCTCGCCGGACCGCTGGCCCTCGCCCTGACCGGGCACTGGCGCGTCGCCTGGCTCTGCTTCGCGGTGCTCACCGTCCTCGCGACGATGGCCACCGTCCGCGCCGCAGCGCCCCCCGGCAACGGGGCTCGGGCCATGCCAGACGATGTCGTCCCTTCGGCCCCGTGGCACCGCCTCCGCCCCGCAATCGTCGCTGCCCTGCTCGCCGGGACCGGGAGCGCCGCGGTGTGGACCTTTGGCCGCGACCTCGTCGTCACCGCCGGCAGGCTCGACCCCCTCGCCTCCACCGCTTTCTGGATCGTGCTCGGCGCCGCCGGCGCCACCGGCGCCGTGGCCGGCGACGCCGTCCGACGGTGGGACGTCCCCCGTACCTGGACCGCCTTCGCGGTGACCCTGGCCCTCGCCACCGGGGGCCTCGCGCTCGCCCCCGATGTGCCCGTCGTCGCGTTCGCCTGCGCCGCCGCCTTCGGCGGCTCCTACGTCGCCCTGTCCGGTGTCCTGATCGCCTGGGGAACCCAGCTCCACCCAGACTCACCCGGCAGCGCCAACGCCATCCTCTTCCTCACCCTCGCCGCCGGCCAGGCTTTCGGCGCGCTCCTGCTCGGCAGCCTCACCGATGCCAGCAGCTCGCTCACCGCCTTCATTGCCGCTGCGGTGCTCGCCACCGCCAGCTGTCTCCCGCTGACCCGTAGCCGGCCCACCCCGCCGGGAAAACCCGAATACGCGCTGGCAGACCATGGAACGCCAACTCAATAG
- a CDS encoding antitoxin MazE family protein, giving the protein MASTRDRVREHRQRLREQGLRPVQIWVPDVRAPEFVAESHRQSAVVAVSEHEVDEQAFVDAISVDWDDEAEPAE; this is encoded by the coding sequence ATGGCAAGCACGCGGGATCGGGTACGTGAGCATCGACAGCGTTTGCGCGAACAGGGTCTCAGGCCTGTTCAGATCTGGGTGCCCGACGTACGGGCTCCGGAGTTCGTCGCGGAATCTCACCGCCAGTCGGCTGTCGTCGCGGTCAGCGAACATGAAGTTGACGAGCAGGCGTTCGTCGATGCCATCTCCGTCGATTGGGACGACGAGGCGGAGCCCGCCGAGTGA
- a CDS encoding DUF305 domain-containing protein, translating to MATKKSDEKNDQQGHGGKLSHETKMYLRFAAMISTAIVVMYWVMFAGTWEWSHVQFSESRVLMAITMGGTMGLVMLGWMLNMYKNMKGNIAIVAASLLLLGGGIALDRTQFTVDDLGWMKSMIPHHSLAITRSERADIDDVRVCQLAVEIIRAQEIEISEMEWLIEDIEENGEAETLEEAQARPVPEFEASALRDCPPSD from the coding sequence GCACGAGACGAAGATGTACCTGCGCTTCGCGGCCATGATCTCGACGGCCATAGTCGTCATGTACTGGGTCATGTTCGCCGGCACGTGGGAGTGGAGCCACGTCCAGTTCAGCGAGAGCCGTGTGCTCATGGCGATCACCATGGGCGGCACCATGGGGCTGGTCATGCTCGGCTGGATGCTCAACATGTACAAGAACATGAAGGGCAACATCGCCATCGTGGCGGCGAGCCTGCTGCTGCTGGGCGGCGGCATCGCCCTCGACCGCACCCAGTTCACCGTGGACGACCTCGGCTGGATGAAGTCGATGATCCCGCACCACTCGCTGGCCATCACCCGCTCCGAGCGGGCCGACATCGACGACGTCCGCGTGTGCCAGCTCGCCGTCGAGATCATCCGGGCACAGGAGATCGAGATCAGCGAGATGGAGTGGCTCATCGAGGACATCGAGGAGAACGGCGAGGCCGAGACCCTCGAGGAGGCGCAGGCGCGACCCGTCCCCGAGTTCGAGGCGTCGGCACTGCGCGACTGCCCGCCGTCGGACTGA
- a CDS encoding type II toxin-antitoxin system PemK/MazF family toxin: MRRGDICIAAARGAYTGKPRPVVIVQDDRFDATASVTVCPLTTNLVEAPLIRIAVEPTAATGIEQASQIMVDKVVTMPRANVRSPLGRLADSDIVRLNRALLVFFGLAE, translated from the coding sequence GTGAGGCGAGGCGACATCTGCATTGCAGCTGCGCGTGGTGCCTACACCGGCAAGCCGAGGCCCGTTGTCATCGTCCAGGACGATCGGTTCGATGCCACCGCCTCCGTTACGGTCTGCCCGCTGACCACCAATCTGGTCGAGGCGCCGTTGATCCGGATCGCTGTAGAGCCGACGGCCGCCACCGGAATCGAGCAAGCAAGTCAGATCATGGTCGACAAGGTTGTGACGATGCCGCGGGCAAATGTGCGCAGTCCTCTCGGCCGACTCGCCGATTCAGATATTGTTCGGCTCAATCGCGCACTCCTGGTGTTTTTCGGGCTTGCAGAGTGA